A genomic region of Pelodiscus sinensis isolate JC-2024 chromosome 1, ASM4963464v1, whole genome shotgun sequence contains the following coding sequences:
- the RAI2 gene encoding retinoic acid-induced protein 2, translated as MEELYKDTQNLPLDVTNSPSTITNNKLENGVAQLITAEAWNINSTDLMKKALSPLVTVPAPSILAPPAESQSGVALKVAATVLQPICLGDSPVVLPIHLQVAGSATPQIAPNNTTPYVMTTQGPVPLPVLLEQHVFQHLNSPLVLPQGAPCSTNHLHNNLFQGSSAPVGQPQLLDQKPSNATQDTILPPVFQTPGFAAVLQDLFPPQGTLGSSPCQPPPDYSSIPPQAFSSPLSPLVPPATLLVPYPVIVPLPVPVPIPIPIPIPVPHGTESKVNPDYPKPPSFTLYSCKGTQTPVEKEESKPFDFIHSREFSQLNRHTVIKMSNENEALDLSMKTVPLLKASEVSSQLSPEDGALDLSIASCRKSGSHAEAASTICSGSMMDSAAHSMMDKLSSAASPFAPPKLHEASAKVDSRVTGSNSAELLRQQQKWLVDQTSRAACEPKAGNNIEIVSTSQTAKVIVSVKDAVPTIFCGKIKGLSGVSTKNFSFKRDMPQDSVLQCYDVKSQPEPRDNAEALRKPIKNRSVKLKKMNSQEIHILPIKKQRLAAFFPRK; from the coding sequence ATGGAGGAGCTGTACAAGGACACTCAAAATCTGCCCCTGGACGTTACCAACTCTCCTTCCACCATCACTAACAATAAGCTAGAAAATGGTGTCGCTCAGCTGATAACAGCTGAAGCCTGGAATATCAACTCCACAGACTTGATGAAGAAAGCACTTTCACCACTTGTGACTGTCCCAGCCCCTTCGATCCTCGCCCCGCCAGCGGAATCCCAAAGCGGGGTAGCTCTGAAAGTAGCAGCCACAGTGCTTCAGCCAATTTGTTTAGGGGACAGCCCAGTGGTTCTTCCAATACACCTGCAAGTGGCAGGGAGTGCCACTCCTCAGATTGCACCGAATAACACCACGCCGTATGTTATGACCACTCAAGGGCCAGTTCCACTGCCTGTCCTCTTAGAGCAACATGTGTTTCAGCATCTAAATTCTCCACTGGTGTTACCGCAAGGTGCTCCCTGCTCTACAAATCACCTTCACAACAATCTTTTCCAGGGTTCGTCTGCCCCGGTTGGACAGCCCCAGTTACTGGATCAGAAACCATCCAACGCGACCCAGGATACCATTTTGCCCCCAGTGTTTCAGACTCCAGGATTTGCTGCAGTTCTTCAAGATTTGTTTCCTCCACAAGGTACCTTAGGGTCATCACCCTGTCAGCCACCCCCAGATTACTCCTCTATTCCACCCCAGGCCTTCAGTTCCCCTCTATCGCCACTAGTGCCCCCAGCCACCCTCCTAGTGCCATATCCTGTGATTGTTCCCTTGCCAGTCCCAGTGCCCATCCCTATCCCCATCCCCATTCCCGTGCCTCATGGCACTGAATCCAAGGTCAACCCTGACTACCCCAAGCCACCGTCATTTACCCTGTATTCCTGCAAAGGCACCCAAACACCAGTGGAGAAAGAAGAATCCAAACCCTTTGATTTCATCCACTCAAGGGAATTTTCCCAGCTGAATCGTCACACCGTCATCAAGATGAGCAATGAGAACGAGGCCCTGGACCTCTCTATGAAAACGGTGCCTTTACTAAAGGCAAGTGAGGTCAGTTCCCAGCTCTCCCCGGAAGATGGTGCTTTAGACTTGTCGATTGCTTCCTGTAGGAAGTCAGGAAGCCATGCTGAGGCAGCTAGTACCATTTGTTCTGGATCCATGATGGACAGTGCTGCTCATTCCATGATGGATAAACTCTCCAGTGCAgcttccccctttgcccctcccaaaCTTCACGAAGCCTCAGCCAAGGTCGACAGCAGAGTGACCGGCAGCAACTCGGCCGAGCTCCTGAGACAGCAGCAAAAGTGGCTGGTGGATCAGACTAGCAGAGCAGCCTGTGAGCCCAAGGCCGGGAATAATATTGAGATTGTGAGCACTTCACAAACTGCCAAAGTAATAGTCTCTGTCAAAGATGCTGTGCCCACTATTTTTTGTGGCAAGATTAAAGGCCTCTCGGGAGTATCCACCAAAAACTTCTCCTTCAAAAGGGACATGCCCCAGGACTCTGTACTGCAGTGTTATGATGTGAAGAGCCAGCCAGAGCCTAGGGATAATGCAGAAGCTCTTAGGAAACCAATCAAAAACAGGAGTGTAAAGTTAAAGAAAATGAACTCCCAGGAGATACACATTCTTCCAATAAAAAAGCAACGGCTTGCGGCCTTCTTTCCAAGAAAGTAA